The Chitinivorax sp. B genomic interval GCAGGGGTGTGGAAGCTGCCAGATGGCGATGCGTTTTACGCCTATATCCTGAAACAGCGGACCACCAGTGACGATACCCCGCAACAAGTGCACGAACTGGGGCTGGCAGAAGTGGCACGTATCCAGAAGGAAATACGCGCCATTTTCAAGGCGCAAGGGCATGAAGGGGAAGATCTGGCCAGCCTGATTCAGCAGATTGGCAATGACAAGCGCTTCCTTTACCCAGATTCCAACGAAGGCCGGGCACAGATTCTGGCGGACTATAAACAAATCCTGGGTGAGATTGATCAGGGCATCACCAAGGTCTTCAATGTCAAACCCCGTGCAGCACTGGATGTGCAGCGCATTCCGCAGTTCAAGGAGAAGACATCGCCTGGGGCCTATTATGAAGGTCCGGCACTGGATGGTTCCCGTCCTGGCGTATTCTTTGCCAATCTGTACGATATCAAGGCGACCACACGCTGGGAGATGCGTACATTGGCCTATCATGAAGGCATACCGGGCCATCATTTCCAGATTGGTATCCAGCAGGAACTGGAACAGGTCCCGACATTCCGGAAGTTCATGTCATTTACTGCCTATTCAGAAGGCTGGGCGCTTTACGCTGAACGGCTGGCATGGGAAATGGGCTATCAGAACAACCCCTATGACAATATAGGTCGCTTACAAGGTGAATTGTTCCGTGCTGTACGACTGGTGGTGGATACGGGTATTCACTACAAACGTTGGACCCGGGAAGAAGCCATCGACTATATGGCACAGAATACCGGTATTGTGTTGAGCGATGTCACCGCCGAAGTTGAACGTTATATCGTGATGCCTGGGCAAGCTTGTGCTTACAAGGTGGGGATGATGAAAATTCTGTCCTTACGCGACAAGGCCAAACAAGTACTGGGTGATCGTTTCGAATTGTCGGCTTTTCACGATGTAGTGTTGAAAAATGGCGCCATGCCACTCAAGTTGCTTGAGAAAGCGGTCGATCATTACATTAAGGAGAATCAAAAGTTGGTAGCCAAAGGTTAGCGGATTATCCCTGAATGAGCCTGGATGCGTTTTGATCCGGAAACCTTTGAACGGATGCGCTATGCTGCATCTAGTAAACTAACGTGACCGGGAGGTTAGTCCTTTTTCATGTCGGGCGTTCAGGCACCTACCTTTGCTCAGGCCGCGCTGGCAGCGGCCTTGGCCTATCGCTATACAGTGGGGGAGGCTCTGCTGGTTGACTGGTTACCCAAACGTACCCGGGTGCTGCACCTGCGCCTGCAAACCGAGGACTTGTACGTGACGGTGGACGCTGATGGCGATTGTTATGTCATCAAAGATACCAACAACCCGCGTGTGCAGTTTGCCCATGTCACCTTACTGGATCTGGCGGATGGTAAGGTCCGTTATCTGGTTGAACACACGCTTGGCAAGGCTGCCTATGAATGGGATGGTACCGAGATTGTGCTGACCTTGGATGAAGGCAGTGGCTTGGTACCGCCAGCCCATATTCTGCATTGCCGTGTCGTGGATGATTTACCAGCCAAATAGGTAACACCTTCATATCGATCGCAAAAGCATCTGATAGCCCGCTACAATGGCGGGCTTTGATGTTGCTGGAGCACGCCGATGCTGATGGTGATTTCCCCTGCCAAAACGCTCGATTACACCACCCTGCCGACTACTTCAATCCATACCCGACCTGACTACCTGAATCAGTCCCATGCACTGATCCAGGCTTTACGAGAGTTTTCGCCAGCCGATATCCGGCAATTGATGGATATCAGCGATGAACTCGCCGTGCTCAATGCAGGACGTTTTCAGAGCTGGCAACCTAACTTCACATTGGATAATGCCAAGCAAGCTGTACTGGCTTTCATGGGCGATGTCTATGAAGGGCTGCAGGCCAATGCCTTTGATGATGGGCAGCTGACCTTTTTGCAACAGCATTTGCGGATTTTGTCAGGCCTGTATGGTTTGTTGCGTCCACTGGATCTGATGCAGCCCTATCGGCTGGAGATGGGTACCCGATTAGCCAATCCAAAAGGGAAGGATCTCTATGCTTATTGGGGGGATACTTTGACCGATGGATTGAACGCATTACTGGCCGGCGAGTCAGAGCCGGTGCTGGTCAATCTGGCGTCAGACGAGTATTTCAAAGCCGTTAAACCGAAGAAACTCAATGCCAGATTGATTACGCCGGTATTCCAGGATTGGAAAAATGGCCAGTACAAAATCATCAGTTTCTACGCCAAACGGGCACGAGGCCTGATGGTGCGATATGCGGTGATGAACCGTGTCGAGGACCCGCTTCAATTGAAACTGTTCGACTATGAAGGCTATGCATTGGCTGGCGATGTGTCGACTGACACGACCTGGGTGTTCCGCCGTCAACTTGCATAAAAAGAAAGCCGCCCGAGGGCGGCTAAATAACAGGGATAGTCAGTGAGGAGGAGACGCAAGTCGCGTCATGAAGCTATCGTGGTGTATGACTAGGCGGTTTTCGCTTAGTTCCAGGCATTCTTAAAAAATTTTTGAAGTGGAGAAATATTGGTGAGAGCGTTGTTGCAGCGGGTCAGCGAAGCCTCGGTAAGTGTCAATGGTGACGTAGTAGGCCAGATTGGCTCGGGCTTGCTGGTGCTGGTGGGTGTGGAGGAAGCCGATACGGCAGCGGACATCGATTGGTTGGCGCGCAAGCTGATCAATCTGCGCATCTTCAATGACGAACAGGGCGTCATGAACTGGTCAGTGCTGGATGTAGGGGGAGAGGTGTTGGCGGTCAGCCAGTTTACGCTGCATGCCAGTTGTAAAAAGGGCAACCGGCCAAGCTACAGCCGTGCGGCCAAAGGCGATGTATCGGAACCGATGTACCAGCAGTTCTGTCACAGCGTGCAGCAACTGCTGGGCAAGCCAGTGGCACAAGGCCAATTTGGGGCAGATATGAAAGTCAGCCTGATCAATGATGGCCCAGTGACTATCTGGCTTGATTCCAAACAACCTGAGTAATCGTTTTTCACCCCCGACTGCCGGGTTGGGCCACAATTTGACAGAACTTGCAATGTGTCCGGTACATGTGCAGGCAGCCAAGGCGGCGTATTGAACGACCACGATGTTGATTGATTACTTGAAACGAACCCGCTCAGCACTCATCACCTGGCTGATACTGATACTTAATGTACTGGGCATGCTGGTGCCATTGCTCCATGGTGGCGAATCGCATTCGTTCACCATGATTGAGAGTGGCGCCAACTACGCACCGCTCACCCTGACCGGCGATAACTGGCGATTGTTGAGCAGCATGTTTCTGCATGGTGGGGTGATTCACCTAGCATTGAACATGCTGATGTTGCTGATCGTCGGCCCGATGTATGAGGCCCATTGGGGGCGTGTCCGTTTTCTGCTGCTGTATCTGGCGGCAGGCATGGCGGCTTCGCTGGCGAGCGCATTGTGGTATGGCAACCATCAGATAACCCAAGTTGAATGGGTGTTCCTGATGCCCATCGAGGTGTCTGGAATTCAACCTGTGGTCAGTATGGGGGCATCGGGTGCCTTGATGGGGTTGATTGGTTCGCATCTCGGGGCGGTACTGGCCAACCTGTTTTCCTGGAAGGCTTGTGAAGTAGAAGGCGCATCGCTGCGGGAAGATGCCTATGTGGTCGGCTCGACACTGGTACTGGGGCTGCTGCTGCCCGCCATGGATAACGCCGCGCACTTGGTCGGTTGGTTGTCGGGTGTGCTGATCGGGTTGGGGTGGGCCACTACCGAGCGCTTATCGCGAATTGGCATGCGGCGTTGTGAGTGTGCATTGTTGGCCGCACTGATTGGCTTATTGCTGGCCCCCCTGCCTGAATCATGGGCAAGCGCTGAATTACGTTCTTATCGCGAAGCCTACTGGCCAACCGTGACCCCGCAGACAGAGCAGTATGACCCTGGCCTGGATAACATAACAGATAAGTAGTGCCATGAACTGAACGGTCATAGTCACCGTGGGCTGGAAGAGTGCGCCAGCCTGCTAATACCACCATCTTTTCAATATCAAATACTTATGTCATAATTATGTGATTCTGCATATATGAAATATGCCGTTCAACATTCCCAATCCCGACTGTCATGCTCCGCCAGCGCACCACTTGGTGCCGGGTGACAGACTGTTTTGCACTGAATCCATAATGACTCGTTTTCTCCCCGTATTTTTTGTCGCAGCCAGTTGTTCCCTTTCTTCAAGTTTTGCACTCGCCGCCTACCCGCCCCTGGTGTTCTACAACGTGCCCAATGCCTACAGTAGCAATCATGAGAACTATCGGTTCTCATCACCAGAAGCGGCAGCCATCAGTGCATTCGGCAAGATCTACCCCAATCATACCTATGCCGGTATTCAGCTCACCAAAATTGGCAAACCTTTCCTCGGTCATATGTGGGATTTGACTTACAGTGATAACGGAACCATTTGGCCTGCTGGCAGTTCCGTCCGCTCCTGGTACCACTGTGGTGACGGCAAGTATTTTTATGCGCCAGAGCAAATGCCCGGTGGTGGTTGCGCAAAACCAGTCCGCCCCGACACACCGACCCCAGCGCCACAACCTTTGGTGCCGATTCAACCGGCTGCGGCCCCCAGCACGCCTGATATCAACCCCAATGAGGCGGCAGGCTGCCAAGGCGGAAATGGCGAGTCACTCACCGGGTTACGTGGTAACCCAATCAATGCCGGTTGGGGGAACAAATGTCAGCTGGAAAGCCATCGCCTGACGGCGTCGCTATCGCTGGACTGGTACTACAACAGCTACGCCAATCCCGTGGCCAATACTGGCGCCCACTGGAGCAACCCGCTGCAGACCAGCCTGGTGTTCGTCAATGCCACCACCGTGCAAGTGTCACGCCCCGATGGCAAGTTGATGACCTACCGCAAATCGGCGAACGGTTGGCAGACCAGTGATGCGTGGCCCGAACGCCTGGTGGAAAGCCTGGACACGGATGGCAAGAGCAAGCTATACCTGCTGACCAATTTGCAAGGTGGTCAGGAAATCTACGACAACAAAGGTCAGTTGCGGAAGTTGATCCAGCGCAATGGGCGCTTGCTTGCCATGACACCATTCCAGTTCAACGATGGGCTGGTAGTCACCAATGAAGACGGTGAAGCGGTCGTGGTACAGCTGGATGAGCGCCGGCGTATTGCTGAAATCAGCAGTGCAAACGGGGCTAGTTTACGTTATCGCTATGATGCCGTCGGCAATCTGCAGCAAGTGACCTTCCCGGACAACAAAGTCCGCCAGTATGTAT includes:
- a CDS encoding DUF885 domain-containing protein, yielding MAIVLAAGVLLTGGALAASSLPSKPEPIEAFYERIFMEEMMEQPETLTQLRLLEPRGITRHNGELDNLSLAQDDKRFRRLKQTTESLRRYDTKGMRSDQRLTYDTLNWFTQNQLAGERFRYHSYPVNQLFGVQNSFPTFMVTMHPLTSKEDVAYYLARLGKVSIKFDQLLEQLKVRERKGIIPPTFVIDKVLEEMQGLIAMSPKQNLLYTHLDKKLATLKGLSEDDREAMLKQAERQIDDAVYPAYRQLISYMTALRAKSDNQAGVWKLPDGDAFYAYILKQRTTSDDTPQQVHELGLAEVARIQKEIRAIFKAQGHEGEDLASLIQQIGNDKRFLYPDSNEGRAQILADYKQILGEIDQGITKVFNVKPRAALDVQRIPQFKEKTSPGAYYEGPALDGSRPGVFFANLYDIKATTRWEMRTLAYHEGIPGHHFQIGIQQELEQVPTFRKFMSFTAYSEGWALYAERLAWEMGYQNNPYDNIGRLQGELFRAVRLVVDTGIHYKRWTREEAIDYMAQNTGIVLSDVTAEVERYIVMPGQACAYKVGMMKILSLRDKAKQVLGDRFELSAFHDVVLKNGAMPLKLLEKAVDHYIKENQKLVAKG
- the yaaA gene encoding peroxide stress protein YaaA; amino-acid sequence: MLMVISPAKTLDYTTLPTTSIHTRPDYLNQSHALIQALREFSPADIRQLMDISDELAVLNAGRFQSWQPNFTLDNAKQAVLAFMGDVYEGLQANAFDDGQLTFLQQHLRILSGLYGLLRPLDLMQPYRLEMGTRLANPKGKDLYAYWGDTLTDGLNALLAGESEPVLVNLASDEYFKAVKPKKLNARLITPVFQDWKNGQYKIISFYAKRARGLMVRYAVMNRVEDPLQLKLFDYEGYALAGDVSTDTTWVFRRQLA
- the dtd gene encoding D-aminoacyl-tRNA deacylase, giving the protein MRALLQRVSEASVSVNGDVVGQIGSGLLVLVGVEEADTAADIDWLARKLINLRIFNDEQGVMNWSVLDVGGEVLAVSQFTLHASCKKGNRPSYSRAAKGDVSEPMYQQFCHSVQQLLGKPVAQGQFGADMKVSLINDGPVTIWLDSKQPE
- a CDS encoding rhomboid family intramembrane serine protease: MLIDYLKRTRSALITWLILILNVLGMLVPLLHGGESHSFTMIESGANYAPLTLTGDNWRLLSSMFLHGGVIHLALNMLMLLIVGPMYEAHWGRVRFLLLYLAAGMAASLASALWYGNHQITQVEWVFLMPIEVSGIQPVVSMGASGALMGLIGSHLGAVLANLFSWKACEVEGASLREDAYVVGSTLVLGLLLPAMDNAAHLVGWLSGVLIGLGWATTERLSRIGMRRCECALLAALIGLLLAPLPESWASAELRSYREAYWPTVTPQTEQYDPGLDNITDK